The nucleotide window TTGCGCTTGTTAGGGAATACCCATATCTGCAAAAACTTCACCGCCTGGTTAGTGTCCTTATTGTATTCGCTATGGTAAATACCCGTACCAGCACTCATTACCTGTATATCACCATGTTTAATTACGGCGGTATTGCCCATGCTGTCTTTATGCTCCAGGTCGCCTTCCAACGGGATAGAAATAATTTCCATATTATCGTGCGGGTGTTTGCCAAAGCCACCGCCGCCTAAAACTATATCGTCGTTTAAAACGCGTAGTGCGCCAAAGTGTATCCTTTCGGGATTATAGTAATTGGCAAAGCTGAATGATTGATGGCTTTTAAGCCAGCCATGATCTGCGAACCCGCGTGTATCGGCTTTATGTAATACTGTGTTAGCCATGATTGATTTTCTCCTTTTTTATTTTGTTAATACAAATTTACGGTGCCAACAAGTCGAGAATTCATGATGTAGATCAAGAAAAGAGGAGAGATGTAGGAATCAGGATTCATTGCCAATTGCTGCAGTTATCGTTCGAAACAACTAATCACTAATCAACTAACCTCTATTCACTGCCGCCGCCCTTGCCCGGCTTAAAAACTCGGGACTAACGCCAATATAGGCCGCGATCTGTTTTTGGGGCAGATGGTTGATGAGTGTTGGGTATCGGTTGCAGAATATTTTATAGCGCTCTTCGCCGGTCAAACTTAGGCGGTCTATCAGGCGTTGCTGGTTAGCTACTAACGATTTTTCGGCCAGGATACGGAAGAAGCGCTCGAATTTAGGAACTTCCGCGTACAGCCTTTCCTGGTTTGTTTTAGATAATAGCAGCATTTCGGTTTCCTCCAGCGCCTCAATATTCAGCACACCGGGTTGCTGACTAATCAGGCTATACATATCGGCCATCCACCAATCAGCAGGGGCAAAACTTAGCACGTGCTCTGTGCCATTCTTATCAATGCTATACCCGCGCAGGCAGCCCGATAGCACAAAGGCCGAATGTTTGCAAATCTCGCCCTGATGCAGTAAGCATTCTTTTTTCTTCAGCTTTTTGGCGTGAAGGAATGAGGTAAATATCTCTTTTTCAGTTTCGGTTAGGTGGATATGCTTGCAAACATTGTTTAAAATCAGACTGGGATCCATGGTTGAAAATATTTCTGCTAATGGTTACATTTTAAAAAACACCAACTCCTCGTTACTCCGCACAATGTTACCCTGTTTAACCAATCCCGCTTTTTCCAATACTACTTGCGACGCTATATTTCCGGGGGTAGTGACGGCCACAATGTTCCTTACGCCCTGGCTATTGGCATAAGCTATTAACGCTTTGGTTAATTCGGTAGCTATGCCTTGCCCCCAGTATTTTACGTGCAGGCAATAACCTACTTCCAGTTTATCCGGTTCGTTTTCGTAAGTGCGCAACAGGCCCATACCAGTAAAGTCGCCGTCGGCTTTATTTATAACAGCCCATTTGCTAAAAATGGCCCCATCAATATCCTCTTTCAAGGTGTCTAAAAATATTTTTCGGTTTTCCTCAACTGTGCGCTTAGGCAAATGCTTATTCACGCGTTCATCACTGAAGAGTGCAAGATAGGCCTCTTCCTCATCGGGGCGAAAGGTGCGGATAATTAACCGCGGGGTCTCCGTAATAATGGGCATAACCAAATATAAAAATTTGAATTTTAAACCCAATTATAATATCTACTTGTTTCACCCCGTAACATGTGGGCCAAAATAAATTTGATATCTATATGATCGGGGTGTCGGTTAATTAGCTTTTTGTACCTTTGCCGCATGGCATCCATCAAACCATCTGTCCCCAAAGGTACCCGCGATTTTTCGCCGGCCGAAATGGCTAAGCGTAACTTTATTTTCGATACCATTAAAACCGTTTTTCGTAAATATGGCTATCAGCAAATCGAAACGCCATCGATGGAGAACTCGAATACCTTGTTGGGTAAATATGGGGACGAGGGAGATAAGCTGATATTTAAAATATTGAATTCCGGCGATTATCTTTCTAAAGTAAATCCTGAAAAACTCACAACCCACAACTCGCAACTTATAGCCGGTGATATTTCCGAAAAAGCCCTTCGTTACGATCTTACCGTTCCCTTTGCACGTTATGTAGTAATGCATCAAAATGATATTACTTTCCCGTTCAAACGGTTCCAGGTGCAGCCTGTTTGGCGTGCCGACAGGCCACAAAAGGGGCGTTACCGCGAGTTTTATCAGTGCGATGCCGATGTGGTGGGTTCAAATTCGTTATTGAATGAAGCCGAATTTGTGCTGATATATGATGAAGCATTGAGCAAGCTGGGACTAAAAGATTTCACTATTAAAATAAACAACCGTAAAATATTATCGGGCATAGCCGAATTGATCAATAAGGCCGACCAGATAGTAGATATGACTGTGGCTATTGATAAACTGGATAAAATAGGCCTGGAGGGGGTAACCAAGGAACTATTGGAGCGGGGCTTTACGGAAGAAAATATTGAACAGATAAAACCCATCATTTTATTGGAGGGCAGTAACGACGAAAAACTGTTAAGCCTGCGTACTGTACTGGCAACCTCAGCTATTGGCCTAAAAGGCTGCGATGAGTTAGACGCAGTATTCCATTACCTGGAAAGTTTTATCATGCAAAACGGCAAAGTAGAACTGGACATTACCCTGGCCCGCGGACTAAACTATTACACTGGCGCTATCTTCGAGGTGAAAACCAATGAGGTGCAGATGGGAAGTATTGGCGGCGGTGGCCGTTACGACGACCTGACCGGCATGTTTGGCCTTAAAGACCTGACCGGTGTGGGTATTTCCTTTGGTGCCGACCGTATTTATGATGTGCTGGAAGAGTTGAACCTATTCCCTGAAGCAACAAGTCAAACAACCCAGATATTAATTTGTCCTTTTGATGCGGAATGCGAAGCGTATGCTTTGCCGTTATTACAGCAACTTCGCAACAAAGACATTAACACCGAGCTTTATCCCGCTGGTGCCAAAATCAAAAAACAGCTGGATTATGCCAATGCGAAGGCTGTACCAACCGTCATCATTATTGGTGGCGATGAAATGGCTACAGGCTTGCTAACTGTAAAGAACATGGTATTGGGTACGCAGGAAAAGCTTACGATTGAGAATGTTTTAGACGGGGTTATACAGGGGAGTTAAAGCCCTTTTTAGAAAAATCTGCGGAATCGGACTGAATCGGCCGCCTTAATTCATTTTATAGGAAGCCACCAGGTAAAACTCCGGGATGGTAACATTAAAAAGAGTGCCATCCAACAGGCGAACCATCTGATATTCACCTTTCATACTGCCCATATCGGTTTTTAAGTTACAGCCGGATATATATTCGTGGGAGTGGCCTGGTTCAATCACCGGCTGCACGCCTACTACGCCTTCGCCTTCAACTTCGCGGTGGGTGCTGTTGCTATCAAAAATATGCCAGTGACGGCGTAAAAGCTGAACGGCATGGTCGCCTACGTTCTCAATATTAATACGATAGGCAAACATAAAATGCTCATTAGCGGGATTAGAATACTCAGGCTGATACTGGGTTTCTACCGTTATTTTTACACCATCAGTAATTGCTGTTATCATTTCACTTAAACCTCTTTTTTTCAAATATATAAATTGGTTGACAAAAACCAAGCCATTTATAAAATAGTTGATTTTTTTAACATTTGTATACAGATGTGTGGTAACTCTTTGGGGTGCGATTGACACGCTATCGCCTGCCATGACATAAGCGGTTAAGCCATTGCTTCACTGTAATGATCGGCCACCTCGTCCAGCAGCGCGTTCACATCCTCAATGGTTAATGCCGATACCAGTTTCATGCGGAATTCTTTAAAGTGATCGACACCTTTAAAGTAGTTGCTATAATGCCGTCTCATTTCAAAAATACCCGTTTTCGGGCCTTTCCATTGTACCGATTTTTCCAGGTGCGCGCGGCAAACATCTACCCGTTCGGCTATAGTTGGGGGCGCTAATTGCTCTCCTGTTTTAAAGTAGTGTTTTATCTCACGAAATATCCAGGGGTAACCAATAGCGGCACGGCCTATCATCATCCCATCCACCTCATATTCCATGCGCCAGGCAGCGGCCTTTTGTGGGCTGTCAATATCGCCATTGCCAAAGATGGGTATTTGAATACGCGGATTTTTGCGGATCTCCCTGATCAAACGCCAGTCGGCTTCGCCTTTGTACATCTGCGCACGGGTGCGGCCGTGGATTGTTAAGGCTTTAATCCCCACATCCTGTAGGCGTTCGGCTACTTCATAAACGTTCTTGGTATTGTCGTCCCAGCCTAAACGGGTTTTAACGGTAACCGGCAGGTGTGTGGCTTTCACCACAGCGCTGGTCATGGCTACCATTTTATCAATGTCCTGCAGCAAACTCGCGCCCGCACCACGACAGGCTACCTGTTTAACCGGGCAACCATAATTAATATCCATCAGGTCGGGTTTGGCCAGGGTAGCTATTTCGGTTGCTTCACGCATGTGGTCGATATCGCTGCCGAATATCTGGATGCCTATAGGGCGCTCATATTCAAAAATGTCCAGTTTCTGACGGCTTTTGGCTGCATCACGGATAAGGCCCTCGCTGCTTATAAATTCGGTATACATCATATCGGCGCCGTTCTGTTTGCACACGTAACGGAAGGGCGGATCGCTCACATCTTCCATTGGCGCTAACAGCAGCGGAAAATCACCTAAATCAATATTTCCTATTTGTACAGACATCCTTATCTTTAAGCCTGCAAAAATACTAATTAAAAAGCAAAATATGACCGACTCTGTCCAGACGCATACCCCCCGCTGGTTACAATTAATATACCTGGTACTTATTGCTTTTGGCTGTGCCATAATAGGTTTGGCCGTAAGTTTAGGTATTGTCGCCCTTATTTATGGCAAAGGGATGGCTCTGGCTGTAGCCACCATGAACAACACCGGTGTACCCGGTTTTATGGGCGCTTTCCGCATTTTTATGGGTTTAGGTAATACTTTGTTTACGTTTTTTGTGGCCGCATTGTTATATGCCTATTTTGTGGTAGGCGACCCTCGGGGCTATTTGCGTACGCGTACCTATTACCCGCCGGTGCTGCTATTGGTGGCTGTAATGCTAATGGTTTTCTTTTTGCCGGTGATAGATATTACCTCGTATTTTAACCAAAAAATGACATTGCTGCCCGCTTTTCCTGGTCTGGATAAATGGATCCACGATAGCGAAAAGCAAAACGAGGCTATTGTGAAAATGGTATTGAATATGCCTGGTATCGGCGATCTGCTTATCAGCATATTCATCGTAGGATTCCTTCCGGCACTATCCGAGGAGTTTTTTTTCCGGGGATGTATGCAATCCACCTTTATACGCTGGACTAAAAACACCCATGCCGCCGTGTGGATCACCGCATTTATTTTCAGCTTTATCCATTTTGAATTTTTAGGCTTTGTGCCCCGCTTTTTGCTGGGCGCGGCATTAGGGTACCTGTTTGCCTGGAGTGGCAGTATCTGGCCGTCGGTGCTGGTGCACTTTTTAAATAATTCAATCTCGGTTGTAGGTTATTATTTATATCAGCATCAACTGGTAAAGCTGGACCCGGACAGTAATACACCCATGTTTAGCCAGTATTGGATCTATGCCATATGCCTGGTGATGACGATATTACTTATGCTGCTTTTCCGTAAAATAACTATAGATAAACAATTGCTGGCCGATGGAGAAGAACTGGATTAAGATATTTACATCGGAGAATTATTACCGCGCCGAAATGGTGAAGCAAGTGTTAACCGAGCACGATATAGCCAGCGTAGTGATGAACAAGCGCGACTCATCGCACCAAACTTTTGGCCATATTGATGTTTATATACACCAGGACAACTTTAGCCAGGCCATTGAAATAATGATACTGAACGAGATCAATGATTAATTGATCTGCTTAACTTAACTATGAAAACACGTACCATAACCGGGATATTTTTTATTATAGTGATGCTGGCATCGCTGCTGACCGGGCATTATCCTTTCGGGATATTTTACCTGCTATTGGCTTTGTTTTGCCAGTTTGAATTTTATGGGCTCATCAAGCAAAGCGGCTATCAGCCTAATTATGCGGCTGGCTTAGTAAATGGCGCGTTGATATACACTTCGTTCGCCTATATTACCTACAGTCATATTATTCAGCCTATCTTATTTATCGTGCCGGTTACCCTGAGCGCTATTTTTATACAGGAACTATTCAAAAAATCGGCTACGCCTTTTCAAAATATCGCTTTTACTTTCTTAGGGCTGTTGTTCACTATCATGCCGTTCACGTTTTTTCACGCCATGGCTTATGTGCGGGGCGATTTTAACTTTCACCTGCCGCTGGGCTTCTTCGTAATGTTATGGTCTAACGATACCGGGGCCTATTTAACCGGTCGCGCGTTTGGGCGGACCAAGCTGTTCGAACGCCATTCGCCTAAAAAAACGTGGGAAGGTTTTATTGGCGGTATGGTGATAGCCGGTATAGCGGGCTATATTTTAAGCATTTACTACACCGAGCTTGAGTGGAAACAATGGGTATCTATCGCGATATTGATAGCCTGCTTCGGAACTTTAGGCGACTTGGTGGAATCGATGTTCAAACGCAGCATCAATGTAAAGGATTCAGGCGGGATATTGCCCGGCCATGGTGGCCTGCTGGACAGGTTTGACGGCCTGCTAATTGCGGCCCCGATTGTATACTGCTACTTGTACTTCATTAACTATTAACGAGACGGTACCAGTAGTGCTATTTCCTTAGATTACCTGTGGTGCTGCACCCGTGTAATGTACAATCTTATCATCTGTACTCCCCGATTTGCAAATTATTCGACTTTCCAATTGCATCGCATTAAAAAAAACAGATTGAACAGCAAATAACCGATGTACTGTCTCCATATTTATGCAGAGCTAACGCCGCCGATCTGGTAAAAAATTGGTCTATTCCTGTTTAAATTGGGGCATCAGGTATCTTTTAATGGGTTACTGATTTTAAAAGAACTTACTACAATATACCGAATTTCAGCGCGAATAAAAAGCGAATTTTTTGAATAATTTGGAATAAATTAACAGCCCTTCCGAATAATTATAAATAATAATGAATAATTTTAGATAATTACTTTTTGTACAGATGCTACAATAATCGAAGGTATTATGCCTTCATCATCCAGGCATCACATGCGCCCCTGCAAAGCAATTGCTTTTAATACGGGTATTACTAATACATTACAAATTAGTAGCTTTGCATAAAGATTAAAAAAACGTTACATGACTTTTCATAAAGAAGGCTATACTTCCATGGCGCTGTGCATACTGTTCATTTTTGTGCTAAATGCGCTGGTGCAATTTTATTTTCCCGAGGCGCACTTGTTAAAATGGATCATTTATATCCTGTCATTCCTGCTGTTTGTAATTATCCTGCAGTTTTTCCGCAGCCCTAAATTTGAGCTGACCACCGACGAAACCAGCGTGATATGCCCTGCTGATGGTAAAGTAGTAGTAATTGAAGAAGCCGATGAAACCGAGTATTTAAAAGACCGCCGTATCCAGTTATCGGTATTTATGTCGCCCGTAAATGTGCACGTAAACCGTAACCCTGTAGCGGGCGTGGTAAAATATTTTAAATATCACCCCGGCAAGTATTTGGTAGCCTGGCACCCAAAATCATCAACCGAGAACGAGCGTACCACCATTGTAACCGAGAATAGCGCCGGTGTACAGGTGTTGTTCCGCCAGATAGCCGGCGCACTGGCCCGCCGTATTGTATGGTATGTAAAAGAAGGCGATGTGGTTGAGCAAGGCCAGCAATTTGGTTTTATTAAATTTGGTTCACGGGTTGACCTTTTCCTGCCATTGGGTTCAACCATTAAAGTTGGTTTGAACGAGGTTGTGAAAGGTGGCCGTACCATTTTAGCAGAATTGCCGCCTTTAACCGAAGCACAACAGCACATAGTAGAAGAGCATGCGAACGACGCGAAACCGGTACATAGTGACGAGCAGGTAGAGACCCTGGTGATAGAACACCCAGAAGCGGAAAAGAAACCAGTTGCCAAAGCTCCTGTTAAAAAATCAGCGCCCAAAGCAGCTGCAACAAAAGCAAAACCAAAAAAACCATGAGAAAAATAACATTCACCTTGCTGGTAGTATTATCTATAACCAGCATCAGCAGCTTTGCCACAGATAAGGACAAATGCAAAAAAAACGAGAAAAAGTGTACAATGGGCGGCGGCTCGTGCTGCAAAAAAAGCACAACCAAAGCGGCTATGCTAAAAACTAAACCGGCAGCTAAAGCCGAGGTTAAGAAGGCTTAATTCGCCCCGGGTAAAATATCCCGCAATAAATTTTAGATTATTAATTAATTTTTTTATTTTAGTAGAATGATTAAATACCCTCCCGGCTACATTTTTAATCGTTAGCGTTAAAAATTAATGGCCGGTAGAGGCAGAATTTAATTGTTGATTTTTGGGAAAAAGCCGTTCCGCTTAACAGCAGAACGGTTTTCTTTTTTTAGGCCTCACTTATAATTAATGTCATTTCTCACTACGTTTCGAAATGACATGCTGGTGAATGGACATATATTAATGCGCATCCGCCGCTGCTTTTAGCTTTTTAAATGGCTGCAGGTATAATAAGGGTATGGAACAAAGCATTACAATGCCCGATATCCAGTAAGCATCATCGTAGGTTAACAGTAACGATTGCCTTATCACCATGCCTTCAATGGCTTTATAGGCCATCACGGTGGCGTCTGTCAGCGATTTACCTTTGGCCATAAACCCATGCAGCAAAGTGTTGAAACGATCGTTAAACAGTGGGTTATACTGGTTTATATTCGTCAGCAAATTACTGCGGTGAAAGCCCTGACGGGTATGTATAATTGTGGTTAGTACGGCTATCCCAAACGAACCACCTAATTGACGGCCCATATTGTTTAAGCCCGACCCCTGGCCTAATTCGGGCCCTTTCAGGTCGGCCATGGCTAATGTGGTTAAAGGCACAAATAACAGCGCCATCCCAACACCGCGTATTAACAATGGTATCAATACATCCTTTTCGCCGGTGGCCAGCGTACTGTGGCTCAGCATATTGGTGAACAAAAAGAAAAGAAACATGCCCGCGGTAGCCATAAATTGCGCCGGTATGCCTTTGTTCAGCATCTTACCAATAAAAGGCATCATCATAATGGTACATAAGCCCCCGGGGAACAATAATTCGCCTGTTTGCTGCGCCGAAAAGCCCAGCAGGTTCTGGCAAAATACCGGGAAAACAAACACCGATCCATATAGCCCAAAACCCAATATAAAGGAGGTGAACATCCCCACCGAAAAACTTCGGTGCCGGAGGATGCTGAAATTCACAATCGGGTGGTCCGTACTCAGTTCCCTCCAAATGAACAGGATGGTACCCAGCACCGCGGCTATGGTTAATACTAAAATATAAGTTTTGGCAAACCAGTCTTCGCTCTCGCCTTTTTCAAGCACGGTTTGCAAACTACCCACGGCTATAGCCAGCAGCGCAATACCCCACCAGTCTACCGGTTTTTTCTCATCCTTGGGTGTTTCCCTTATAAATGTATAGGTACAAAAGGCCGCGAGTGTCCCTACCGGGATATTTACATAAAATATCCATGGCCAGGCATAATGGTCGGTTATCCAGCCACCAATGGTTGGGCCTACTGTGGGGCCCACCACCGCGCCCAGGCCAAATAATGCCGTAGCCGTACCAATTTGTTCGCGCGGCCAGGTTTCCAAAAGGATAGCCTGCGCGGTAGATATTAAACCACCTCCGGCAAAACCCTGTATAACGCGGAAGAGGATCAATTCGGTCATACTGTGGGCGTTACCGCATAAGAACGATACAATGGTAAAAACGATAATGGATGTTAGGAAATAGTTTTTCCGCCCGAAACGGGCACCCAGCCAGCCCGACATTGGCAAAACAATAACATTCGCTACGGCATAGCCGGTAACTACCCAGGCCACATCCTCGAGGGTTGCGCCCAGGTTACCCTGAATTTGTGGTAGCGAAACGTTTACAATAGTGGTATCTATCAGCTCCAGTAACGAAGCCACGATCACCGTAATGGTGATGATCCACTTTTTAAAGCCAGTTTCAGCCATAATTTTGTTTTAATATTTATTAGTCCAAAGTCTGGGGCCTAAAGTTTATAATGACTTAAAACTTTAGACTCAGCACTCACGACTTAAATCAGTCTTTATAGATCACAGAAACTTTAACGCTCATGCCCGGACGCAATTTTTCCATCACATCTTTAGCAGCGTTAATTTTTATTTTTACCGGCACACGTTGTACCACCTTTACAAAGTTACCGGTAGCATTATCCGGCGGCAGTAACGAGAATTTGGCGCCTGTAGCGGGCGAGAAGTTGTATACTGTCCCTTCAACTTTCAAATCAGGGTAAGCATCTACCTCTACCTCTACTTTTTCACCGTTACGCAGGTTCTCTAACTGTGTTTCCTTAAAGTTGGCGGTAATGTATATGCTATTATCGTTCACTATAGAAAACAGGGTTTGTCCCGCCTGCACTAACTGACCAACCTGTATGGCTTTTTTGGAAGTAATGCCACTGGCCGGTGCTTTAATAGTGGTATAACTTAATTGCAGTTTGGCGTAATCAATATCAACCTGCCTTTGGGTTACACCCGTATTAATTACGGTCATTTGGCTGCGGGTGGCGCCAATTTGCTCAACCGAAGCTTTATACTGGTCTTGTGCGGCCTTGTAAGTAGCTTCGGCTACATCGCGGTCGGCTTTGGCCTGATCAAACTGTTGTTGGGTTATGCTTCCGTCTTTTACCAGGTTGGCATAACGGGCATAATCTTTATTGGCTTTCTCTAACCGTGCCTGTGCCGATAATGCCTGCGCCCGAGCGCTTGCCGAATTGGCTGTTTGCGATAACACCTGCGCCTGGTTAACGCCGGTGCTTGAGCCAGCGCCCTGTTTGGCGGCAATGGCCTGTTCCAGTTTCACTTTGTAATCACGGTCATCTATCTTCACCAATACCTGGCCTTTGGTTACATGCTGATTTTCCTCGAAGAAAATGCTATCCACATAGCCGCCAACACGTGCCACAACCGGGCTGATATCGCCGTCAATTTGTGCATCGTCGGTGTCCTCGTGCTTGCTGTAGTATATATATTCTTTTATCCCGAATATGATGCCCCCTAACAGTACCAGGCCCAAAATGATCGGGATCACCTTGTTTTTCTTTTTAGGTTCCTGCGGGGTAGTTTGTTCTTTTGCCATTGTAATTCTGAGTTTGTATTATTTTATAAGTTTTCCGGTTGATTTTAATAATGTATAGTAAGCTAAACCCGCATCGGCCCTAGCCAATTCAAGGTTTATTTGTGCCTGATAAAGCAGGGTTTCCGCGTCGGCGCGGTCGGTAGCCGAAGCCACGTTGCTTTGATATTTCGATTCCAGTATCTTGTTGTTCTCTCCTGCTTGCGCGATGCTGGTTTGCAGCAAGTTTATTTTGTTCACCGCCATCATATAGTTTTGATAGTTGCGGTTCACTTCATTTTTAATGTTATCTAAAGCAATGTCCTTACCAATTACGGTTTGATCGCGCTCTATCCGTGCCTCGGCTACTTTATTCTTGTTTGTCCAAAGCGAGCCGAAGTTCCACGATAGGGTTAAACCCGCGGTTATTGGGGTAATAAACTTGCCGCTTTGCGGGATAGGGTTGCCCGATACATCAACATAATACCCGCCCAAACTGGCAGCCAGCGTTGGCGATTGGTTTGCACGGATAGATTTGATATTGGTTTCGGCAGCTTGTGTACGCAAGTCGAACTGTTTAAATTCCTGGCGGTTGGCCATGGCGGTATCAATATAAGTTGATAGCGGCGCTAAGGGCTTATTTGCTTCAGTAATTTGTGCAATGTTTAGCTGGGTGGTTTCGGGCAGGCCCAGTAATACATCAAGGTTATAGTTAATGATCTTACGGTTACTTTCCAGGTCAATCCCGTTCAATTCTATGTTAGACCGTTGCAGTTGAAAACGCAATACATCGTTCTTGGTAACCAAACCCTGTTCAAAAAAGCGGTTTGCCTGCTTAATCTGCGCATCTATAGTTTTCAGATTAGCTTCAACAACCTTTTTGCTTTGCAGCACTTTGTATAAACCATAATATGCGTTTATTACATCGTAACTTATTTCATCTTTATCCTTGTCGGCATCCAGTTTGGCAACTTGCACCAGCAAATCGGTACTTTCGCGGGCATACCTTAGGCGGTTACCGGCCCAAATAGTTTCGTTAACCGATGCAATACCTAAGTAAGCATTGGCTGATGACGGCAGATGTATCGGGTCGCCAGCGCCAAAATCAAGTGTGTGCGCTGGTATTTGTGCCCGGTTATACGCAAAACTGGCATTCCCTGTTGGCAGGGCCCTGTCTTTTGCCTGGTTATATTCCGACACTGCCTGGTCAATTTTAGACTGCGACATTTTTAACGTTTTGCTGTTTTGCAAGCCAAGTTTAATGGCCTCATCCAGCGTAATTGTGCGGTCCTGCGCGTTAGCTACTAATGTTAAAATAATCAGCATCATCGCTATCATTGCCGCAATAATCCCCGTCGCCTTTAAAAAGCGAAGGAGCTTATGGAGTGCATTTGTTTGTGTATTCATGTTTATTTGAGTAGGTAGCATTTTAATAAGTTTTTCATATAAGATTTCATCCTGGGCTTAAATTGCTCCAGCACTTTATCATCCTGTATGTCACACCCCAACAGGGCCGATGTCATTAGCGGCATATTTACTATATAGTTTTTGGTGCCATATAAGGTAGCCACCACCATATCAGCATCTATGTCAGACTTAAACTCGCCCTTATCAACTCCATCCTGCAACATCTTGCGAAGCCCAAGTGCATTTTGCATCAATATATTCCGCACGTTTTCGGCAAGTTCGGTACGGCGGTTCATGCCCATTTCCTGGTACAGCAATTTTTGGAAACAGTTATTAGTAACTATCTTTTCGCTGTAGATATCAATATACTCCGATACCTTTTCCCATTGCGAAAGCGTATTATCTGTAGCTATGTTTTGCAATGCCTCTTTGTGGCTGCTTATTTTACGGTTAATCACCGCCAGGAACAAACCTTCTTTAGAGCCGAAGTAATAATTAAGCATAGCCATGTTTACACCCGCCTCGCCCGATATCATCCGGGTAGAAGCGCCGTCGAACCCGTGATCTGAAAATACCCTTTCGGCTACATCCAGTATGTGGTCCTTTTTGTCTATTTTATCCTTGTCCATATTCTTTTTAACGGCACAAAATTAATCAAACGATTGATTAATATATTAACTCTCTGTCATGTTTATGTAAACACTATTTAAATATCTGATTATCAATCACAAATTTTTAATCAAATGATTAACTCTTTATATAATTACTGACGATTATATTTGTTTTTAATTTTAACCTTTTTCAAAATTTATTAATTACTCTTGCCTATATCCTCTGTTTATCAATGAAATTGAAATATTTAGCCCTTGTATGTTTGCTATTCGCAAATACTGTTTTGGCACAAACTGCGCCTCCCGCCAATATTGGCGCCGTAAAACAATCGTTAAACAAACTGCAGGTGCTGGGCAGCGTGCTTTACATTGCCGCCCACCCCGATGATGAGAATACACGGCTGCTCACTTACCTGGCACAAGAGAAACATTACCGCACCGGCTACCTGGCGCTTACCCGCGGCGATGGCGGCCAAAACCTGATAGGTAACGAGCAAAGCGAGCTTTTGGGGTTAATACGCACACAGGAATTATTAGCCGCCCGCCGGGTTGACGGCGCCGAACAATTTTTTACCCGCGCCAATGATTTTGGCTTTAGCAAAGGCCCCGAAGAAACCCTGAAGATATGGGACCGCGAAAAGATATTAGGCGATATGGTTTGGGTGAT belongs to Mucilaginibacter boryungensis and includes:
- a CDS encoding TetR/AcrR family transcriptional regulator → MDKDKIDKKDHILDVAERVFSDHGFDGASTRMISGEAGVNMAMLNYYFGSKEGLFLAVINRKISSHKEALQNIATDNTLSQWEKVSEYIDIYSEKIVTNNCFQKLLYQEMGMNRRTELAENVRNILMQNALGLRKMLQDGVDKGEFKSDIDADMVVATLYGTKNYIVNMPLMTSALLGCDIQDDKVLEQFKPRMKSYMKNLLKCYLLK
- a CDS encoding TolC family protein, with the protein product MNTQTNALHKLLRFLKATGIIAAMIAMMLIILTLVANAQDRTITLDEAIKLGLQNSKTLKMSQSKIDQAVSEYNQAKDRALPTGNASFAYNRAQIPAHTLDFGAGDPIHLPSSANAYLGIASVNETIWAGNRLRYARESTDLLVQVAKLDADKDKDEISYDVINAYYGLYKVLQSKKVVEANLKTIDAQIKQANRFFEQGLVTKNDVLRFQLQRSNIELNGIDLESNRKIINYNLDVLLGLPETTQLNIAQITEANKPLAPLSTYIDTAMANRQEFKQFDLRTQAAETNIKSIRANQSPTLAASLGGYYVDVSGNPIPQSGKFITPITAGLTLSWNFGSLWTNKNKVAEARIERDQTVIGKDIALDNIKNEVNRNYQNYMMAVNKINLLQTSIAQAGENNKILESKYQSNVASATDRADAETLLYQAQINLELARADAGLAYYTLLKSTGKLIK